Proteins from a genomic interval of Niabella soli DSM 19437:
- a CDS encoding DUF58 domain-containing protein — translation MSFKEVREYAPGDDVRFIDWNVSARIGHPYSKIFEEERELTVMMLIDISSSELFGTSYGRKRDLAAELAAVLAFSAVANADKVGAIFFSDKIELYVPPKKGRQQALFIVREMLGLTPGSKGTNIGAAIRFFSNATKQGCIAFLLSDFLDKNYEDALRVAGKKHDVIGIRLYDRMDKELPNAGLIQLMDAETDATQWVDSGNAYVRRKYEEAFFQRTAYCAEVFKKANSDLLHLKTGDDYINVLRRFFKSRVKGGIK, via the coding sequence ATGTCCTTTAAAGAAGTACGCGAATATGCGCCGGGCGATGACGTACGCTTTATCGATTGGAATGTATCCGCCCGTATCGGGCATCCCTATAGTAAAATATTCGAAGAGGAGCGGGAGCTCACGGTGATGATGCTTATTGATATCAGCAGCAGTGAATTGTTTGGAACGTCGTACGGGCGCAAGCGGGACCTGGCTGCAGAACTGGCAGCGGTGCTGGCCTTTTCGGCTGTTGCTAATGCAGATAAGGTGGGTGCTATTTTCTTTAGCGATAAGATCGAGTTGTATGTGCCCCCCAAAAAAGGCCGCCAGCAGGCGCTCTTCATCGTGCGGGAGATGCTGGGCTTAACGCCGGGCAGTAAGGGAACGAATATCGGCGCAGCCATCCGCTTTTTTAGCAATGCCACCAAACAGGGATGTATTGCCTTCCTGTTAAGCGATTTCCTTGATAAGAATTATGAAGACGCCTTACGGGTGGCAGGGAAAAAACACGATGTGATCGGCATCCGGTTGTACGACCGCATGGATAAGGAACTGCCCAACGCGGGATTGATCCAGTTGATGGATGCAGAGACAGACGCTACGCAATGGGTGGATTCCGGCAATGCCTATGTAAGACGAAAATACGAAGAAGCTTTTTTTCAGCGCACCGCTTACTGCGCAGAGGTATTTAAAAAAGCGAACAGCGACTTGTTGCATTTAAAGACCGGCGATGATTATATAAATGTACTGCGGCGTTTTTTTAAAAGCAGGGTAAAAGGTGGAATTAAGTAA
- a CDS encoding AAA family ATPase — translation MAKTGEEIRQLNEKVNGAGYFVDALRQEIGHVIVGQSHMLDRLLIGLLSNGHVLLEGVPGLAKTLTIKSLATAIQANFNRIQFTPDLLPADVIGTLIYNQQQNEFVVRKGPIFANFILADEINRAPAKVQSALLEAMQERQVTIGDSTYKLDDPFLVLATQNPLEQEGTYPLPEAQVDRFIMKVIVRYPEMQEEQLILRYNVQEEKLQPIKPVVSIDEIKNAKSLVRDIYLDEKVERYILDIVFATRYPDRYQLGKLTPLISYGASPRGSINLALAGKAQAFLNKRGFVMPEDIRSVIYDVLRHRIGLTYEAEAENINAENIIDEILKAVNVP, via the coding sequence ATGGCAAAAACAGGAGAAGAAATAAGACAATTAAACGAGAAAGTAAACGGTGCCGGTTATTTTGTTGATGCGCTGCGCCAGGAGATCGGCCATGTGATCGTGGGACAGAGTCATATGCTGGATCGCCTTTTGATTGGCCTGTTAAGCAATGGGCATGTGCTGCTGGAAGGGGTGCCGGGACTGGCAAAAACGCTCACGATAAAATCGCTGGCAACTGCCATACAAGCGAATTTTAACCGGATACAGTTTACTCCTGACCTTTTACCGGCAGATGTTATCGGTACGCTTATTTATAATCAGCAGCAAAATGAATTTGTAGTACGCAAGGGTCCCATTTTTGCCAACTTTATACTGGCTGATGAAATAAACCGGGCGCCGGCAAAAGTACAATCGGCATTGCTGGAAGCTATGCAGGAGCGGCAGGTAACCATCGGTGACAGTACGTATAAACTGGATGATCCGTTTTTGGTGCTGGCCACCCAAAATCCGCTGGAGCAGGAAGGCACCTATCCGCTGCCCGAAGCACAGGTAGACCGTTTCATTATGAAAGTGATTGTGCGCTACCCTGAGATGCAGGAGGAACAACTGATCCTGCGCTATAATGTGCAGGAGGAGAAGCTGCAACCCATCAAACCAGTGGTGTCGATCGACGAAATAAAAAATGCAAAGAGCCTGGTGCGGGATATTTACCTGGACGAAAAAGTGGAGCGTTATATATTGGATATTGTTTTTGCCACCCGTTACCCGGACCGGTATCAATTGGGGAAACTTACGCCTTTGATCTCTTACGGCGCCTCGCCCCGGGGAAGTATTAACCTGGCATTGGCCGGCAAGGCGCAGGCTTTTTTGAACAAACGCGGTTTTGTAATGCCGGAGGATATCCGCAGTGTTATTTATGATGTATTAAGGCATCGCATCGGACTTACGTATGAGGCAGAAGCGGAAAATATAAATGCGGAAAATATTATTGATGAGATCCTGAAGGCGGTAAATGTGCCGTAG
- a CDS encoding NAD+ synthase translates to MKIALAQQNYHIGNFEVNVGKIIAGIQQAKAEGADLVVFTELCICGYPPQDFLEFSDFINKCEAAIGEIRQHADGIGVLIGAPQRNEKPEGKPLHNAVFLLEDQSIKGVVHKTLLPNYDIFDEYRYFEPADSWKVLEFRGKKLAVTICEDIWNMGENPLYRITPMDELIRQQPDLMINLSASPYNYAQDVVRNSIVKAHTLKYGIPMIYCNTVGSQTEVVFDGGSLVYDQAGSKVKECAYFEEDFYCVAFDTLINHGGTKENKEEPVFFSAAEVGLGQNTLDYLSDEKNIAEIHQALLLGIKDYFTKMGFTKAILGASGGIDSALVQALAVEALGKENVWAILMPSQYSTGHSVADAEELSRNLGNPYNILPIKNIYDTFTNELAPLFKDLPFNVAEENIQSRSRGNLLMALSNKFGNILLNTSNKSELSTGYGTLYGDMAGGIGVLGDVYKTQVYALAKYINRNGEIIPGNILTKPPSAELRPGQKDSDSLPDYADLDTILVEYIEGRKSPAQIIALGYEEQLVTHILRMVNSNEYKRKQFCPIIRVSYKAFGIGRRMPIVGKYLS, encoded by the coding sequence ATGAAAATTGCTTTAGCGCAACAGAATTATCATATCGGGAACTTTGAGGTGAATGTGGGGAAGATCATTGCCGGCATTCAACAGGCAAAGGCAGAAGGGGCGGACCTGGTGGTATTTACAGAGCTTTGTATCTGCGGCTATCCGCCACAGGATTTTCTGGAGTTTAGCGATTTTATCAATAAATGTGAAGCCGCTATTGGCGAGATACGGCAACATGCCGATGGCATCGGGGTGCTGATCGGTGCGCCGCAACGCAATGAAAAGCCGGAAGGAAAGCCCCTGCATAATGCCGTTTTTTTATTGGAGGATCAATCCATAAAAGGCGTGGTACACAAAACATTGTTACCCAATTATGATATTTTTGATGAGTACCGTTATTTTGAACCGGCCGACAGTTGGAAGGTCCTGGAGTTTCGTGGCAAAAAGCTGGCGGTAACCATTTGTGAGGATATTTGGAATATGGGAGAGAACCCCCTGTATCGCATTACCCCGATGGATGAATTGATCCGGCAGCAGCCAGACCTTATGATCAACCTGTCGGCTTCTCCCTATAACTATGCGCAGGATGTGGTACGCAACAGCATTGTAAAAGCGCATACCCTTAAGTACGGCATTCCGATGATCTACTGCAACACTGTAGGATCTCAAACTGAAGTTGTATTTGATGGCGGCAGCCTGGTGTACGACCAGGCGGGAAGCAAAGTGAAAGAATGCGCCTATTTTGAAGAAGATTTTTATTGTGTGGCATTTGATACATTAATAAACCACGGCGGAACAAAAGAGAATAAAGAAGAACCGGTATTTTTCTCTGCCGCGGAAGTGGGGCTGGGACAAAATACGCTGGACTATCTGTCCGACGAAAAAAATATTGCCGAAATACACCAGGCATTATTGCTGGGCATTAAGGATTATTTTACGAAAATGGGCTTTACAAAAGCTATTTTGGGAGCCTCTGGTGGTATTGACAGTGCATTGGTGCAGGCCCTGGCAGTAGAAGCGTTGGGAAAGGAAAATGTTTGGGCGATATTGATGCCTTCGCAGTACTCAACGGGGCATTCCGTTGCCGATGCGGAGGAATTGAGCAGGAACCTGGGTAACCCTTACAATATCCTCCCCATAAAAAATATCTACGACACGTTCACCAATGAGCTGGCACCGCTTTTTAAAGACCTTCCTTTTAATGTGGCGGAAGAGAATATTCAAAGCCGCAGCCGGGGCAACCTGCTGATGGCGCTCTCCAATAAATTTGGAAATATTTTGTTAAATACTTCCAATAAAAGCGAGCTCTCCACCGGTTATGGTACGTTGTATGGCGATATGGCGGGCGGTATCGGTGTTTTGGGGGATGTGTATAAAACGCAGGTGTACGCGCTGGCAAAATATATCAATCGCAACGGTGAGATCATACCCGGTAATATTCTTACAAAACCGCCATCGGCTGAGTTAAGACCGGGGCAGAAAGACAGCGATAGTTTACCGGATTATGCCGATCTGGACACGATACTGGTGGAGTATATTGAAGGACGCAAAAGCCCGGCGCAAATTATTGCATTGGGCTATGAGGAGCAACTGGTAACCCATATTCTCCGGATGGTGAACAGCAATGAATACAAACGGAAACAGTTTTGCCCCATCATCCGGGTCAGCTATAAAGCGTTTGGCATAGGAAGAAGGATGCCGATTGTAGGGAAATATCTTTCTTAG
- a CDS encoding fatty acid desaturase family protein encodes MKSLSALTDPTYAPKKELSHYDRFWLQFMNDKRDLPFVYLLTFIHLTVVPVAALLLTPLLKGWIWWAVALPYFYIAQFYFKGRFGLMFHCLCHRKMFKPAYQQAIHNYITWIICPLFGHAPEGYFSHHLGMHHVENNNEADASSTMAYQRDSLRSFFAYFFNFLFLGFKQTFQYLFRKKRKKLYTRFTFGEWLFIFFCIGMCFVHLKATLVIWVIPFFFARFVMMLGNWTQHSFIDHSDPENLYTNSINCINTPYNKVCWNDGYHIIHHLRPGMHYTDMPAEFLKRADEFAANKAIVFDGIHYLHIFIYLMTKQYNKLADNLVNINDMFESRDAAIKLMKQRTKKIVAQAA; translated from the coding sequence ATGAAGTCATTATCAGCATTGACTGATCCTACCTATGCCCCCAAAAAAGAGTTAAGCCATTACGATCGGTTCTGGTTGCAATTCATGAATGATAAAAGAGATCTTCCGTTTGTTTATCTTTTAACTTTTATCCATCTTACCGTAGTTCCGGTAGCGGCATTGCTCCTTACCCCCTTATTAAAAGGCTGGATCTGGTGGGCCGTTGCGCTCCCCTATTTTTACATAGCACAGTTTTATTTCAAAGGAAGATTCGGGCTTATGTTTCACTGCCTTTGCCACCGGAAAATGTTTAAACCCGCTTATCAGCAAGCCATACACAACTATATTACCTGGATCATTTGTCCGCTGTTTGGGCACGCGCCGGAGGGGTATTTCAGCCATCATCTGGGGATGCACCATGTGGAGAACAATAACGAAGCAGACGCCAGCAGCACCATGGCTTACCAACGGGACAGTTTGCGAAGCTTTTTTGCCTATTTTTTTAATTTTTTATTTCTGGGCTTCAAGCAAACTTTTCAATACTTATTCAGAAAAAAAAGAAAGAAGCTTTACACGCGGTTTACTTTTGGCGAGTGGCTATTTATTTTCTTTTGCATAGGCATGTGTTTTGTGCACCTGAAAGCAACGCTGGTCATTTGGGTGATCCCTTTCTTTTTTGCACGCTTTGTAATGATGCTGGGTAACTGGACGCAACATTCTTTTATTGATCACAGTGATCCGGAAAACCTTTATACCAACTCGATCAATTGCATCAATACCCCCTACAATAAAGTGTGCTGGAATGACGGCTACCATATCATTCATCATTTAAGACCCGGCATGCATTATACAGATATGCCGGCAGAATTTTTAAAAAGAGCGGATGAATTTGCCGCCAACAAAGCCATTGTATTTGACGGCATTCACTATCTGCATATTTTTATTTACCTGATGACGAAACAGTACAACAAGCTGGCAGATAATCTTGTAAACATCAACGATATGTTTGAAAGCCGCGACGCAGCCATAAAACTGATGAAACAGCGTACCAAAAAAATTGTGGCGCAGGCGGCTTAA
- a CDS encoding ribonuclease H-like YkuK family protein — protein MQQHKKQWRKLTGERVNTYIEEELHGVILREREMGSQLKVCIGTDSQVKGADTEFATAIVFIRKGRGGFMYLTNETTREKMSIRQRMITEVARSIEVAYSLSDVFTSHQVDMEVHVDINTDPMYKSHDALKEAIGYITGMGFVFKAKPEAFASSCCANKVVQ, from the coding sequence ATGCAGCAACACAAAAAACAATGGAGAAAGCTAACCGGTGAACGCGTTAACACCTATATCGAAGAGGAGTTGCATGGGGTCATCCTGCGGGAACGCGAAATGGGCAGCCAGCTAAAAGTTTGCATTGGTACGGACAGTCAGGTAAAAGGGGCAGATACAGAATTTGCTACTGCTATTGTATTTATCCGCAAAGGCCGTGGCGGTTTTATGTATTTAACCAATGAAACCACCCGGGAAAAAATGAGCATCCGCCAGCGCATGATCACGGAAGTGGCGCGCAGTATCGAAGTAGCCTACTCCCTGAGCGATGTATTCACTTCGCACCAGGTGGATATGGAAGTGCATGTGGACATTAACACTGATCCAATGTATAAAAGTCACGATGCCCTTAAAGAAGCCATCGGCTACATTACCGGGATGGGTTTTGTATTTAAGGCAAAGCCCGAAGCCTTCGCCAGCTCCTGCTGCGCCAATAAAGTAGTGCAATAG
- a CDS encoding PA0069 family radical SAM protein translates to MNTERLQQDHFKVAVTKKEEAQQYHQGRGAQINTPNRFLKNETVREHIEAIDDWDEPTLATQYIEQEAKTIVNKVESPDVGMGYSMNAYAGCEHGCIYCYARNVHEYWGYSAGMDFEQKIIVKKNAPQLLRRQLMHPKWEPEPIMLSGNTDCYQPAEKKYRLTRGLLEVCNEFNQPVGILTKNAGILRDKDVLQEMAQKNIVRAMVSVTSFNEDLRRVMEPRTTTAQQRLRVIEELSKAGVRMGVMMGPMIPGLNDHEMQRIMKAAADRGATFTAYTFIRLNGAIKFLFHDWLYKNFPDRADKIWHLIEQSHNGKVNDSRWGLRMRGEGSIAQIIAQQYAKYGKLYKMNEGETGLSRSGFRRPGQQGRLF, encoded by the coding sequence ATGAATACAGAAAGATTGCAACAAGATCATTTCAAAGTGGCTGTCACCAAAAAAGAGGAAGCGCAGCAGTACCATCAGGGACGTGGCGCGCAAATTAATACGCCCAACCGGTTTTTAAAGAACGAAACGGTAAGGGAACATATTGAAGCCATTGATGATTGGGACGAACCAACCCTGGCTACCCAGTATATTGAACAAGAGGCAAAAACCATCGTAAACAAGGTGGAAAGTCCGGATGTGGGAATGGGCTATAGTATGAACGCTTATGCCGGCTGCGAGCACGGTTGTATTTATTGTTATGCCCGTAATGTGCATGAGTACTGGGGGTACAGTGCCGGGATGGATTTTGAGCAGAAGATCATTGTTAAGAAAAACGCGCCGCAGTTATTGCGCCGGCAACTGATGCATCCCAAATGGGAGCCGGAGCCCATCATGCTGAGCGGGAACACCGATTGTTATCAGCCCGCAGAAAAAAAATACCGGTTAACAAGAGGGTTGCTGGAGGTATGTAATGAGTTCAACCAACCCGTGGGCATTCTTACAAAAAACGCGGGTATTTTAAGAGATAAAGATGTGCTGCAGGAGATGGCCCAAAAAAATATTGTACGAGCCATGGTATCCGTGACATCATTTAATGAAGACCTGCGGCGGGTAATGGAACCCCGCACCACCACGGCACAGCAGCGCTTAAGGGTAATTGAAGAATTGAGCAAGGCCGGTGTACGAATGGGGGTCATGATGGGGCCGATGATCCCGGGGTTAAATGACCATGAAATGCAACGCATCATGAAAGCAGCAGCAGACAGGGGGGCTACTTTTACTGCCTATACTTTCATTAGATTGAACGGTGCGATTAAGTTTTTATTTCATGACTGGCTGTACAAAAATTTTCCGGACCGCGCCGATAAAATATGGCATCTTATTGAACAAAGTCATAACGGAAAAGTGAACGATTCCCGCTGGGGATTGCGCATGCGCGGAGAAGGAAGCATTGCACAGATCATTGCGCAGCAGTATGCCAAATACGGTAAGTTGTATAAAATGAATGAAGGAGAGACAGGACTCAGTCGAAGCGGCTTTCGGCGTCCGGGACAGCAGGGAAGGTTGTTTTAG
- a CDS encoding 2'-5' RNA ligase family protein — protein sequence METGAAAAYLLLLEPGEELSGRIRQEKQLFYDKYKAEEAIRGKPHITLVSYTQYEGAEERIRKKFRNTAVAWSPFGVELMNYGIFPSHTIYIKVVSRTGIQQLVKSIRTETQAMLKLDNDNKPHFILEPHITLARRLKPWQYESGWLEYNNKNFRGKFIAAQMTLLKKTAPDDPYKVVERFEFKGTPVLAKQAELF from the coding sequence ATGGAAACAGGAGCCGCTGCAGCCTACCTTTTACTGCTGGAACCGGGTGAAGAATTGTCTGGCCGCATCCGGCAGGAGAAGCAGTTGTTTTATGATAAATACAAGGCGGAAGAAGCCATCCGGGGAAAACCGCATATAACTCTCGTGAGCTATACCCAGTACGAAGGGGCGGAGGAGCGCATTCGTAAAAAATTTCGTAATACGGCAGTAGCCTGGTCGCCGTTTGGTGTGGAACTGATGAATTACGGAATTTTTCCATCGCATACTATTTATATAAAGGTGGTCTCCCGAACGGGCATTCAGCAGTTGGTAAAGAGTATTCGCACCGAAACCCAGGCGATGCTGAAGCTAGATAACGACAACAAACCGCATTTTATTTTGGAGCCGCATATTACCCTGGCCCGGCGATTAAAGCCCTGGCAATATGAAAGCGGCTGGCTGGAGTATAACAATAAAAATTTCAGGGGAAAGTTTATAGCAGCGCAAATGACCCTGCTGAAAAAAACAGCGCCTGATGACCCTTATAAAGTAGTGGAGCGATTTGAATTTAAAGGAACGCCGGTGCTGGCAAAGCAGGCGGAGTTATTTTAG
- the apaG gene encoding Co2+/Mg2+ efflux protein ApaG, with product MSSLISAGIHVNVEVFYQPEYSNALQAEFMFAYRITLENYNPFSVKLLRRSWYIFDSNGSYRQVEGEGVVGVQPVLAPGETYQYMSGCNLRSEMGKMKGSYEMENQEIHQLFSVEIPEFEMVAPSKLN from the coding sequence ATGAGCAGCTTAATTTCAGCAGGTATTCATGTAAATGTTGAAGTATTTTACCAGCCGGAATACAGCAATGCCCTGCAAGCTGAATTTATGTTTGCTTACCGCATCACCCTTGAAAATTATAATCCCTTCTCCGTAAAATTGTTACGGCGAAGCTGGTATATCTTTGATAGTAACGGAAGCTATCGCCAGGTAGAAGGAGAGGGCGTTGTGGGCGTGCAGCCCGTTTTGGCCCCCGGAGAGACTTATCAGTACATGAGTGGGTGCAACCTGCGCTCAGAAATGGGCAAAATGAAGGGCAGTTATGAAATGGAGAACCAGGAAATACACCAGTTATTTTCTGTTGAGATTCCTGAGTTTGAAATGGTGGCTCCTTCCAAATTGAATTAA
- a CDS encoding NADP-dependent isocitrate dehydrogenase has product MKIAVAKGDGIGPEIMNAVIRVFNAAEVPLEYEYVDMGKWVFDKGFNNGMTDAAKQTIEELGILFKGPMETPKGKGVKSINVTARKTWNTYANKRVFQTLHGVDTVFSKAGIPIDITIVRENIEDTYGGIEHMLTHDVALSRRFITRPGSMQVIRYAFEMAKQKNARRITCGHKANIMKLTDGLFLECFYEVAKEYPELKADDVIVDDLCMKLVVQPNNFDVVVLTNLQGDIVSDLCAGLVGGLGFAPSANIGDHICIFEAVHGTAPDIAGKNIANPTALLLSGIAMLRHVGLLEKAAHIENALLYTLEQGVHTGDFGDKSVPPANTTAFADTIIANIGKKPQLNAKPELADVASTCTVLHPDKNTMLESKETSQEKIVGVDLFIESSELPEVIAKKSQRHAGVKFKIVNVSNRGTQVWPTGSVFTDLVNQYNVRFESIDGHSLNQQDVIGLYVSMSGDFKICSLELLNEWDGKKAYSLAQGQ; this is encoded by the coding sequence ATGAAAATTGCAGTAGCAAAAGGTGACGGGATCGGGCCGGAAATTATGAACGCCGTGATCCGAGTTTTTAATGCGGCGGAAGTACCCCTGGAGTATGAGTATGTGGATATGGGCAAATGGGTTTTTGATAAGGGATTTAACAACGGCATGACCGATGCGGCCAAACAAACCATTGAAGAGCTGGGCATTCTGTTTAAAGGCCCCATGGAAACACCTAAAGGAAAAGGGGTAAAAAGTATTAATGTAACCGCGCGAAAAACATGGAATACCTATGCTAATAAAAGAGTGTTCCAAACCCTGCACGGCGTGGACACCGTTTTCAGCAAAGCCGGGATACCCATCGACATTACCATTGTTCGCGAAAATATTGAAGATACCTACGGTGGCATCGAACATATGCTGACGCACGATGTGGCCCTGAGTCGCCGTTTTATTACGCGGCCGGGCAGTATGCAGGTCATCCGCTATGCTTTTGAAATGGCGAAACAGAAAAATGCGCGCCGGATTACCTGCGGCCATAAGGCGAATATTATGAAACTCACCGACGGATTATTCCTGGAATGTTTTTATGAGGTGGCAAAGGAATACCCGGAACTAAAGGCAGATGATGTGATCGTGGATGATCTGTGTATGAAACTGGTGGTGCAGCCCAACAACTTTGATGTGGTGGTGCTCACCAACCTCCAGGGTGATATTGTATCCGATCTTTGCGCCGGCCTCGTGGGCGGTCTGGGCTTTGCTCCTTCTGCAAACATCGGCGATCATATTTGCATTTTCGAAGCAGTGCATGGAACAGCGCCCGATATCGCGGGAAAAAATATCGCCAATCCAACCGCCCTGTTGTTAAGCGGGATCGCCATGCTGCGCCATGTAGGTTTACTGGAAAAAGCTGCCCACATCGAAAACGCTTTATTGTACACGTTGGAACAGGGCGTGCATACCGGTGATTTTGGCGACAAATCGGTTCCCCCGGCAAATACTACGGCATTTGCAGATACCATTATTGCGAATATTGGCAAAAAACCACAGTTGAATGCGAAGCCGGAACTGGCAGATGTGGCCAGCACCTGCACCGTGCTGCACCCCGATAAAAATACCATGCTGGAGTCAAAGGAAACCAGCCAGGAAAAAATCGTGGGGGTGGACCTGTTTATCGAAAGTTCCGAGCTTCCCGAAGTGATCGCAAAAAAATCGCAACGGCATGCGGGCGTAAAATTTAAGATCGTAAATGTCAGCAACCGCGGTACCCAGGTTTGGCCAACAGGGTCTGTATTCACCGACCTGGTAAACCAGTATAATGTACGTTTTGAAAGTATCGACGGGCATTCGCTGAATCAGCAGGATGTAATTGGGTTATATGTGAGCATGAGCGGTGATTTTAAGATCTGTTCGCTGGAATTACTGAATGAGTGGGACGGCAAGAAAGCCTACAGCCTGGCACAGGGGCAGTAG
- a CDS encoding SMP-30/gluconolactonase/LRE family protein, whose product MKNVTIVIACLLLSASEIYAQHTLVQKWKTTDSIPVPESVLPVPGKNTLYVSLIDGKGNEKDGKGGVGIINKDGTVKDLNWITGLNAPKGLGLYKNKLYAADLTDVVVIDTKAGKIIKTIPIPGAVFLNDITTDSKGTVYVSDTRLGRIYRIVNDQPELYFEAAPGANGLKAIGSDLYVLAAKDLWVLDKNKNKKIIATGFQTGGDGLEPVGNGDFLVTCWAGIIYYVHANGQFEKLLDTQGKMNTADLTYDVQTKTLYVPTFNACSVVAYELN is encoded by the coding sequence ATGAAAAATGTAACGATTGTAATTGCCTGCCTGTTGCTCAGCGCTTCTGAAATTTATGCGCAGCACACCCTTGTTCAGAAATGGAAAACAACGGATTCTATTCCCGTGCCCGAATCTGTATTACCCGTGCCGGGAAAGAATACTTTGTATGTTTCCCTAATCGACGGAAAAGGAAACGAAAAAGATGGAAAAGGCGGAGTCGGTATTATTAATAAAGACGGTACGGTTAAAGACCTTAATTGGATTACAGGATTGAACGCACCCAAGGGATTGGGGCTTTATAAAAACAAACTTTATGCTGCCGACCTTACCGATGTGGTAGTAATTGATACCAAAGCAGGAAAGATAATAAAGACCATCCCCATTCCCGGGGCCGTTTTTTTAAATGATATCACTACCGACAGCAAGGGAACGGTTTATGTTTCGGACACCCGTTTGGGCAGGATCTACCGGATCGTAAACGATCAGCCGGAATTATATTTTGAGGCAGCGCCCGGCGCCAACGGCCTAAAGGCTATTGGGTCCGATCTTTATGTACTGGCGGCAAAGGATCTTTGGGTGCTGGATAAAAACAAAAACAAGAAGATTATTGCTACAGGGTTTCAAACAGGCGGTGACGGGCTGGAACCCGTTGGTAACGGCGATTTTTTGGTTACCTGCTGGGCAGGAATCATTTATTACGTGCATGCCAACGGTCAGTTTGAAAAGCTGCTGGATACCCAGGGCAAAATGAATACCGCCGATCTTACTTATGACGTACAAACAAAAACCTTATACGTTCCCACCTTTAATGCCTGCAGCGTGGTGGCTTACGAGCTGAACTGA